DNA from Mycobacterium sp. SMC-8:
CCCCGGAACCTGGGCGGCCGCTTCTCGATGCGCGCGATCTGGGCCTCGATGATGTCTTGGCTGGCCCAGGCCCGGTCGAAGAGCTCCTGGTGGGCGGGCCACGGCTCTTCGTAGGCGCCGTCGTCGTTGAGCACCCGCTTGGCGTGCTGCAGCGCCAGCGGCGCGAATCCCGCGATCTCCTGCGCCCAGGCCTGCGCGTCCGCCAGTGTGCCGATCCGGTTGGCCATCCCGGTCTGCAGCGCGACGTCGGCGGTGAGCCGTTCGGCGGCCAGCAGCATGCCGCGGGCCCGTCCGGCGCCGACCAGCGAGGTCAATCTCCGGATGCTCCAGTTGTCCAGGGCGATACCGTATTTCGCGACCGGGAACTGGAAATAGGCCTCGGGCGCCACCACGCGCAGATCGCAGATCATCGACAGGATGACCCCGGCGCCGATCGCGGGGCCGTTGACCGCGCCGATGACCGGCACCGGTGCGCGGTCGATCGCCAGGTTCAGCGCCCTGGCTT
Protein-coding regions in this window:
- a CDS encoding enoyl-CoA hydratase translates to MIGVTCDGNVMTLELQRPERRNALNAELVDRLREAIEKAASEDVRAIVITGAGHVFSSGADLSGGQGVADELPDKARALNLAIDRAPVPVIGAVNGPAIGAGVILSMICDLRVVAPEAYFQFPVAKYGIALDNWSIRRLTSLVGAGRARGMLLAAERLTADVALQTGMANRIGTLADAQAWAQEIAGFAPLALQHAKRVLNDDGAYEEPWPAHQELFDRAWASQDIIEAQIARIEKRPPRFRGA